A portion of the Sabethes cyaneus chromosome 3, idSabCyanKW18_F2, whole genome shotgun sequence genome contains these proteins:
- the LOC128743544 gene encoding connectin-like produces the protein ASPASLTPLLLLLLGTLTFATLLQPTVARSYEKDTYRKGKSAQISAPQPTITTQLVDLCSEDINMKLACHCSPENHPKAQKASCSIFDGELPRKDANWLAFHTQTSLEHLKFTIRKSGNLTYIPSDVIFTLKKLRTLTIEYGIIADIYPYAFGNLSELRVANLPNNQIKTLHPNAFANHPALEEIVLENNDIRKIDREAFVNLPLLIKLNLANNSISELHDNGFIELSKLEELRLELNMISVLAKEYFRGLENLKILKLSYNDVNYVGATVFADLWSLQMLFLDGNKIEKLDERAFDGLNNLRYLHLENNRLITLESGTFTSVSSLLVLNLDGNSLETLSYNHIVPLMDNLVNSSALLSIRDNRFICDCRLAWIYDLSNRTRNENLKENLHAIECTLGKQNYYNSVSQQTQANLDNSFPENEFDEEGDYIEDAALDNESTVQDTKPEIVSLFKLGKEQLPCPEELVGPTDGPNPRESKGLLDLPWGHSGVSAIRQSAVGHSRMMLVSVVALFASSVGLVLISSVRW, from the exons GCGAGCCCAGCGTCGCTgacgccgctgctgctgctactgctcgGCACCCTCACCTTCGCCACCCTCCTGCAGCCGACCGTAGCACGAAGCTACGAAAAAGACACCTACCGGAAAGGCAAATCGGCACAGATCTCCGCTCCGCAGCCCACCATCACCACCCAGCTGGTGGATCTGTGCTCCGAGGACATCAACATGAAGCTGGCCTGCCACTGTTCGCCGGAGAATCACCCGAAAGCGCAAAAAGCATCCTGTTCCATCTTCGATGGAGAGCTGCCGCGCAAGGACGCCAACTGGTTGGCCTTCCACACGCAAACCAGCCTAGAACATTTGAAGTTCACCATCCGAAAGTCCGGCAATCTCACCTACATCCCTTCGGATGTAATTTTCACGCTGAAAAAACTGCGCACTCTAACGATCGAGTACGGTATCATCGCCGATATCTATCCGTACGCATTCGGCAATCTAAGTGAACTACGAGTTGCCAACTTGCCGAACAATCAAATCAAAACGCTGCATCCGAACGCTTTCGCCAACCACCCGGCGTTGGAGGAAATCGTGCTGGAAAACAACGACATCCGCAAGATCGACCGGGAGGCGTTCGTCAACTTGCCGCTGTTGATCAAACTGAATCTCGCCAATAACAGTATTTCCGAATTGCACGACAACGGCTTCATTGAGCTGTCAAAGCTGGAGGAATTGCGTCTGGAGCTGAACATGATCTCCGTACTGGCCAAGGAGTACTTCCGGGGGCTGGAAAATCTAAAGATTCTGAAGTTGTCGTACAACGACGTCAACTACGTAGGTGCCACCGTGTTTGCCGATCTATGGAGCTTGCAGATGTTGTTCCTCGACGGGAATAAGATTGAG aaaCTGGACGAACGAGCCTTCGATGGTTTGAACAATTTGCGCTACCTTCATCTGGAGAATAATCGACTGATCACGCTGGAAAGTGGAACCTTTACCAGTGTGTCATCCTTGCTGGTACTGAATCTGGACGGAAACTCTCTGGAAACGCTCAGCTACAACCACATCGTTCCGCTGATGGACAATCTGGTCAACAGCAGTGCACTGCTGTCGATTCGCG ACAATCGATTCATCTGCGACTGCCGCCTGGCCTGGATCTACGACCTGAGCAACCGGACGCGCAACGAAAATCTGAAGGAGAACCTGCACGCCATCGAGTGTACCCTCGGCAAGCAGAACTACTACAACAGTGTATCGCAGCAAACACAAGCGAACCTGGACAACTCGTTCCCGGAGAACGAGTTCGACGAGGAAGGCGACTACATCGAGGATGCCGCTCTGGACAACGAATCGACGGTGCAGGATACGAAGCCGGAGATCGTCAGTCTGTTCAAGCTTGGCAAAGAGCAGTTGCCCTGCCCGGAAGAACTGGTCGGCCCCACCGATGGGCCGAATCCGCGCGAATCGAAAGGATTGCTTGATTTGCCCTGGGGACACTCCGGTGTTAGCGCCATCCGGCAATCGGCCGTCGGTCACAGTCGAATGATGCTCGTTTCTGTCGTAGCATTGTTCGCCTCCTCCGTAGGTTTAGTGCTGATCTCTAGTGTTAGATGGTAA